One Isoptericola dokdonensis DS-3 genomic window, TCACGCGCGCCCGGGGCTTCACCCAGGACGACGCGCACATCTACTGCACCCGTGAGCAGATGCGCGACGAGCTCACCTCGCTGCTGACGTTCGTCCTGGACCTGCTGCGCGACTACGGCCTCGACGACTTCTACCTGGAGCTGTCCACCCGCGACCCCGAGAAGTCCGTCGGCGACGACGCGACGTGGGACGAGGCCACCCGCACCCTCGAGGAGGTCGCCACCGCCTCCGGGCTCGACCTCGTCCCCGACCCGGGCGGCGCCGCGTTCTACGGGCCGAAGATCTCTGTCCAGGCGCGGGACGCCATCGGCCGCACGTGGCAGATGTCGACCATCCAGCTCGACTTCAACCTCCCCGAGAAGTTCGATCTCGAGTACACGGCGTCCGACGGCTCCCGGCAGCGTCCGGTGATGATCCACCGCGCCCTGTTCGGCTCGATCGAGCGGTTCTTCGCGGTGCTCCTCGAGCACTACGCGGGGGCGTTCCCCGCGTGGCTCGCCCCGGTCCAGGTGCTCGCCGTGCCGGTCGCCGAGGTCTTCGACGACTACCTGGCCGACGTGGTCGCGCAGCTCCGCGAACGCGGCATCCGCGCCGAGCTCGACCGGTCCGACGACCGGTTCGCCAAGAAGATCCGCAACGCCTCCAAGGAGAAGGTGCCGTTCGTGCTCATCGCCGGCGGCGAGGACGCCGAGGCCGGGGCGGTGTCGTTCCGGTTCCGCGACGGCACGCAGGAGAACGGCGTGCCCGTGGCCGACGCGATCGAGCGCATCGTCCGGGCCGTCGCCGAGCGCGAGCAGGTCTGAGCGTGACGGGTACGCCGGAACAGGTGCCGGCTGCGGAGTTCGGCCCGCCCGAGGACGACATCGCGCGGCTGTGGACCCCGCACCGGATGGTCTACATCGGCGGGCAGGACAAGCCCGCCGACGACACCCCCGCGCAGTGCCCGTTCTGCCGCATCCCCGCGGGCGACGACGAGTCGGGACTCGTCGTCGCCCGCGGGCGGGCGTGCTACGCCCTGCTCAACCTGTACCCGTACAACGGCGGGCACCTCATGGTGCTGCCGTACCGGCACGTGTCGGACTACCCCGACCTCACCGACGCCGAGACGAGCGAGCTGGCGGCCATGACGCAGACCGCGATGCGGGTGCTGCGGGCCGTGTACGCGCCCGCCGGCTTCAACCTCGGGATGAACCAGGGCGAGGCGGCGGGCGCGGGGATCGCCGCGCACCTGCACCAGCACGTCGTGCCGCGCTGGACGGGGGACGCGAACTTCCTGCCGGTGGTGGGC contains:
- a CDS encoding HIT family protein; this encodes MTGTPEQVPAAEFGPPEDDIARLWTPHRMVYIGGQDKPADDTPAQCPFCRIPAGDDESGLVVARGRACYALLNLYPYNGGHLMVLPYRHVSDYPDLTDAETSELAAMTQTAMRVLRAVYAPAGFNLGMNQGEAAGAGIAAHLHQHVVPRWTGDANFLPVVGRTKALPELLADTRARLAAAWPDA